The nucleotide sequence ATCTCCCGCCAGTCTTCTGTGTTGTGTTCAGAGTGTAAATGAGAGTTGGCGCCATACGAGCATTACCTCTGGATTCCCTAAATCAGCATTACTTATTTTAGTTTTactaaaagttgttgtttttattatttgcagtGAGTTGTGTGTTGACTGCAGGTTATTTTGTGGCGCCATGGAAACAAAGGTTTCTTCGAGTAGTGATTTAGCTCATTGTGTACGTTAACTGTTAGTTATTAGGAAGTCGCGGTTTTCCGTCGCCATCTCCTTTAACGTTAAGTGTGTAACGAAGTAGATTTGTTTGTAATTATACATAAGCATATTTGGAATATTAACAAGTGATGATGACTTGTGTTGTAAATTGCATTTcttactgaaaatgtattaacCCAAATTTTGATTCGTAATATGCTTTGCTAAGCTCTGTATAAACaactttaaatgtgcattttatcaGTTCTgtgataaattttttttgtaactcTGCGATTCtagatttttaaatagttgtatctccaccaaatgtttattaattatatCCATGTGTTTATTGCTTTAGCATTTCGTGTTCATGTTATGTGCAACATtcactttttcactttttttttttcaaatgtatatatattttgtgttaaaGGAACAAAGGAGCTTCAAGGTGGTCACAGTGTAGGAAACGTGGAGCAGATGGTATTCTGAGGAAGTCTCATGCTGATGAAGAGCCAGGCAAAGATCAAAGATGTTCGAAGAGATCAGAAAGGTAACATTTTGCATTGACTTTACAACATACCAATTTCTCAAGAGAGTCAACTGGAGTAGTTTTGTTAGGTTGTGGTTGACATTTTGATTTATTAGATGCATCAAATCTGACCTCTTTGAtgaatttcattacattttaaactGAGATACAAATGATAGTCGGTTTATTTTCTTATTACTGAAcaattgtgtctttttttgtgcagttttacAACCCCAGAGAGTGAAGGACCAGTGTCCAGAATAAAAAACTGGGGCGATGAGGTGGAGGAACAGGAAATGCGCACAAATGTCCGGCGTGATTTTCATCGGTCAGTTGCCTctcttgaattaaaaaaaaaattcttgccaAAGTAAATTTTACATTAACAACAATTACAGTATTTTATGTTGCAAATATACAGGTGTACATGGCACTGATAAatccttcattttatttattatttttcagttaCAGAAGGAGGATTCTTGCGAGTGATTTCCCTCAAAGAGACAGAAAAATCTCATCTGGAAGGTTTGTGTTTTAATCAGGGTCGCATTTAGACTTATTCCCCTAAAAGGTGCTCTTATTTGTCCACGTCAaaccatttttttgtttgtttctgcaaAATATTAGCTAACAAACTTTTCCCTTTAAATCTGAGACCCCAGCACTAACTgtgaaatcaatttaaaaacgTTACAATATATTTCATTGAAAGGATTctaatccaaaaataaataacttactgagtttaaagttttatctttggaagaaacatttttattagttttcaaTGTGTGACTAGTGTTCATTTATTATAAATCAGTAGCGATGGCCCGATCAGGTTTTTTGAGTTACTTAATTTTAAGTATCTGGCGATTAACGAAaaccgatccgatacttctataataaataaaaataaaagaagagcaaagaaaccGATCCAGGACTTTGCCTGCTTTTAACCATTTTTGCTTCAGAGATGCTATTGATGTCATGCTGCATGCGTTGCTGTTGCTGTGTGAAGTCGCACAGAAAACTGTTCTAGACATGATGCTTCAGGGATAGTTGGAAAGATGTTAATTTAATGTAGGGCTAGttgagaaaacaaaaacactaaaTGCTTTTAAGATATAATACATCAGACAAGGGACACAGGCTTAGAAAACATGATTAAATGAACACTACTACTGTCCCAGCATAATATACAAGTAATAACAATTGTAATAAATGTGGTGCTATCAAAACACTATTCTTATTGTTTGAGCATTTTGTTCACCTCAATTTGGACAACCCAATGTGTGAATTTGGGGTGGGTCTACCTGTTTAAGCGTATAATAGCAAATAAAAGTTCAATCTAGAAGTAAGTTTTACAGCAATTTTGACTTGAGTTGTAATCAAGCTTTTCTTGTTCTCCCAGTTCAGACTCCAGAGACTCTAGGGATTCGAAAGAGTCGCCTGCTAAAGGTGACATCGAGACCGATGAGACCACCCTCATCAGAAGACAGAAGCAGATAAATTACGGGAAAAATACTCTTGCGTACGACAGATACATTAAAGAAGTTCCAAAGTGAGTTAaaccatgctttttttttttttttaacgaatgtGTCATGCTACCCAGATCTTTTTTCTGCAATTATTTTTTGTACAGCATCAGAACCTTAAAATATAACTCCTCTTTCAGGCATTTGAGACAACCAGGTGTTCATCCAAAGACTCCAAACAAGTTCAAGAAGTACAGCAGACGCTCCTGGGACCAGCAGATTAAATTGTGGCGGGTCAAACTTCATGCATGGGACCCTCCTGCAGAAGAGGGAAGCGACTTTCAGCAAATGTAAGCTTTATttccaaaaacacaaaaaagctaataaaatagGCTTAAATGGGACCTATTATGTCGCTTTTTACAGGATGTTAAATAAGTCTCTAATGTCCTTagaacaggggtgggcaaactcggtccaggggggccagtgtcctgcatagtttagctccaattctaatcaaaaacacctgaacgtgccaatcagtgtcttcatgatcactagaaatctataagcaggtgtgtttgattagagttggagctaaactgtgcaggacaccagccctccaggaccgagtttccccacccctgctttaaagtgtGTAAGTGAAGTTTCTACTCGAAATACAACACAGATATTTTTTATAACCCTTTGAAACTgctccttttaggctttgatccaaattgtgctttaaattcaaatgagattgtgctattcaaaagagggcggagctataagcaccagcagcagattcaaaacacTAATGACAAAAGGCTGCTTTTCACTCAGGGCTGAATACGCTTATGAGGAAGAGATCTTCTCTAATGGGCAAGACTTCCCCCTTCTGATGGCGTTTACTAAGCGAGAATGTCcatcaaagtgtttttgcagacttGTGATttctaaaaaaagaattaatacatttttaccattagaggctggctatattcacaccaCTGTGTTTAAACcacatataaaagtgatttttacataatAGGTCCCAATTAAGAAAAACATTTACACATCAGCACAGtgttaacactttttaaaatttttattgctacagttttttttctgtttctttaaCTCCTTTGTTTGTAACAGAGAGGAGATCGACCTTGGTGAAATTATGGACTTTGAGTTGGATGTGGAAACGACAGAGAATACTGAATCCCAATGCTCATCAAGCAATGGAGCAGCACAGTCTTTACAAGAGGTGATGTTTTTGGCAGACATTATTTATCCAACCATGGTTTTAAACTGGTATTTTTGGACATTACAGTTGTTAACATTCTTATATCATGTGTTACAGGACGCGTTCATGGAAACACCGAAAAAGATGATGAAAATTGAGGATTCCGACATGTCTTGAGCAGCTACACTG is from Danio rerio strain Tuebingen ecotype United States chromosome 14, GRCz12tu, whole genome shotgun sequence and encodes:
- the slbp gene encoding histone RNA hairpin-binding protein isoform 1 (isoform 1 is encoded by transcript variant 1) translates to MSEQQKYKYENDYKSSEDRNKGASRWSQCRKRGADGILRKSHADEEPGKDQRCSKRSESFTTPESEGPVSRIKNWGDEVEEQEMRTNVRRDFHRYRRRILASDFPQRDRKISSGSSDSRDSRDSKESPAKGDIETDETTLIRRQKQINYGKNTLAYDRYIKEVPKHLRQPGVHPKTPNKFKKYSRRSWDQQIKLWRVKLHAWDPPAEEGSDFQQIEEIDLGEIMDFELDVETTENTESQCSSSNGAAQSLQEDAFMETPKKMMKIEDSDMS
- the slbp gene encoding histone RNA hairpin-binding protein isoform X1 encodes the protein MRWRNRKCAQMSGVIFIVTEGGFLRVISLKETEKSHLEGLDSRDSKESPAKGDIETDETTLIRRQKQINYGKNTLAYDRYIKEVPKHLRQPGVHPKTPNKFKKYSRRSWDQQIKLWRVKLHAWDPPAEEGSDFQQIEEIDLGEIMDFELDVETTENTESQCSSSNGAAQSLQEDAFMETPKKMMKIEDSDMS
- the slbp gene encoding histone RNA hairpin-binding protein isoform 2 (isoform 2 is encoded by transcript variant 2) is translated as MSEQQKYKYENDYKSSEDRNKGASRWSQCRKRGADGILRKSHADEEPGKDQRCSKRSESYRRRILASDFPQRDRKISSGSSDSRDSRDSKESPAKGDIETDETTLIRRQKQINYGKNTLAYDRYIKEVPKHLRQPGVHPKTPNKFKKYSRRSWDQQIKLWRVKLHAWDPPAEEGSDFQQIEEIDLGEIMDFELDVETTENTESQCSSSNGAAQSLQEDAFMETPKKMMKIEDSDMS
- the slbp gene encoding histone RNA hairpin-binding protein isoform X2, whose protein sequence is MLMKSQAKIKDVRRDQKVTEGGFLRVISLKETEKSHLEGLDSRDSKESPAKGDIETDETTLIRRQKQINYGKNTLAYDRYIKEVPKHLRQPGVHPKTPNKFKKYSRRSWDQQIKLWRVKLHAWDPPAEEGSDFQQIEEIDLGEIMDFELDVETTENTESQCSSSNGAAQSLQEDAFMETPKKMMKIEDSDMS